One Ctenopharyngodon idella isolate HZGC_01 chromosome 9, HZGC01, whole genome shotgun sequence DNA window includes the following coding sequences:
- the lrrfip1a gene encoding leucine-rich repeat flightless-interacting protein 1 isoform X18: MGSQGPGRKRTPSKNGLTAEEDALNVIAKEAEARLAAKRAARAEAREIRMRELERQQKEIYQVQKKYYGLDNLDNKWGDIEQWMEDSERYTRVSRRHASVSDDEERMSVGSRSNIRLDLDAAGAYGGLPQAAASHSHKKSKKKKKHSSKPSNGYDDDLSTLSSRSSRLSDESKMTRSSRLDLQSGSIYEDSLYSGSRRSSARAVDDKLERDYVEKGSSRASTISGATLTSLGGTSSRRGSGDTSISADTEASIREIKEIHELKDQIQDVEAKHMQNLKELKDSLLEVEEKYRKAMVSNAQLDNEKTNMMYEVDTLKDSLMELEEMLFETRRELEEKCKDLEREKHAHSILQFQFSELKETLKQSEELLTEIRQLRLKQDGFVREISDLQETIEWKNKKIGALERQKEFSDAIRNERDELRDEVVQLKDILKKHGIVLGPDLATNGETGEEVGKAEQNSQTASAEIREGSSILGTHQLKLCKDQQQKDLDDRMQGNQQSSHAPFSSTKTPLEANKNGDLGDQMNQGVGQLENRPEEPPSSVGEELTAARPKEQIKSEAHIKEDSRSDTEELECKVHKDGLMETNQQESECVKPSKEIKEETPLESVSGSIHDETDKPGEAVLDDELKEESVESSQMETLPKTQGASASNKKKKKKKKNKQKQKQNDKQESETKMDDKNEVVLSEDNLNQEMEGLEENHEKPLGNDVSKTTMNADVPRDDKGTNELDCVEITSTNINADDAQDKIQLVTDEADSAEISKTISNSDCPESSNDVLLDDLSNDVISNPANIIDDHTEDSTNTDPEPVILSSELMASETETSLPHEPSAQPMDTVGVCVESISSSENIENSSLVGVKEEKSHLDCEVEEQKERLQNIDLDGDTIFEDQDKPDKISSPVMENVENDAENVIQEQPIDQPMESQLPDSIGADVDQEEVETQDEELDEENLNVPSEKVFDGGHVEDIPLIETQIQVIHEDHVSSNEANQETVVDLEASDQEPKVEKVQEERSIQDHDGCHVEDIPLIETLIQVIHEDHLSSNEANQETVVDLEASDQEPKVEKVQEERSIQDHDGCHVEDTPLIETQIQVIHEDHLSSNEANQETVVDLEASEQEPKVEKVQEERSIQDHDGCHVEDTPLIETQIQVIHEDHLSSNEANQETVVDLEASEQEPKVENAQEEKSVQDQVTINVQLPEDDEDLLVKSDVVLQELKEKDEEEEEEEEEDEGESFDFDEMDLEASSGAPLRNLLDQPNEDSALLKENAQEASQEMPKECQ; the protein is encoded by the exons ATTTATCAGGTGCAGAAG AAATACTATGGACTGGATAACCTGGACAACAAATGGGGGGACATTGAGCAGTGGATG gAGGACAGTGAGCGATATACACGTGTCTCACGGAGACATGCTTCG GTGTCAGATGATGAAGAACGGATGTCAGTGGGGAGCAGGAGCAACATACGG TTGGATTTGGATGCGGCGGGTGCTTATGGCGGG CTTCCCCAGGCCGCCGCCTCTCACTCACATAAGAAGtccaagaaaaagaaaaaacattcttCTAAACCC AGCAATGGCTATGATGATGATCTCAGCACATTGTCTAGTCGG AGCTCCAGACTCAGTGATGAGAGCAAAATGACGCGCTCCTCTAGACTTGATCTGCAGTCG GGCTCTATATATGAGGACAGTCTCTACAGTGGCTCTCGACGCTCCAGTGCTCGTGCT gTTGATGACAAGTTAGAGCGAGACTACGTAGAAAAG ggctcTTCACGAGCATCAACTATATCTGGCGCCACTCTTACCTCTCTGGGTGGGACATCCTCAAGGAGAGGAAGTGGAGATACATCCATCTCTGCTGACACAGAAGCATCCATACGGGAAATCAAG GAGATCCATGAGCTTAAGGATCAGATTCAAGATGTGGAGGCGAAGCACATGCAGAACCTCAAAGAGCTCAAG GATTCCCTTTTGGAAGTGGAAGAAAAGTACCGTAAGGCCATGGTGTCCAATGCACAGCTGGACAATGAGAAGACCAATATGATGTATGAAGTGGACACTTTAAAAGACTCTTTAATGGAACTGGAGGAGATGCTGTTTGAAACACGCCGTGAGCTTGAGGAAAAGTGTAAG gaccTTGAACGAGAGAAGCATGCTCATAGTATACTGCAGTTTCAGTTCAGTGAATTGAAGGAGACATTGAAACAGAGTGAAGAACTGCTCACT GAGATCCGTCAATTACGGCTCAAGCAAGATGGCTTTGTTAGGGAGATTTCTGACCTCCAGGAAACTATTGAGtggaagaataaaaaaattggG GCATTAGAGAGGCAGAAGGAATTTTCTGATGCCATTCGAAATGAGCGGGATGAGCTCAGAGATGAGGTTGTTCAGctcaaagatattttgaag AAACATGGTATTGTCCTTGGACCCGACTTGGCCACCAATGGAGAAACAGGGGAAGAAGTTGGAAAGGCTGAACAGAATTCTCAAACAGCATCAGCTGAAATCCGAGAGGGGAGTAGTATACTTG GCACTCATCAGTTGAAGCTGTGTAAAGACCAGCAACAAAAAGATTTGGATGACAGGATGCAAGGGAATCAACAGTCTTCACATGCCCCTTTCAGTTCTACAAAGACACCTTTAGAAGCAAATAAGAATGGAGACCTTGGGGACCAAATGAATCAGGGTGTAGGGCAGCTTGAGAATAGACCTGAAGAACCTCCAAGTTCTGTTGGTGAGGAACTCACTGCAGCAAGACCCAAGGAGCAGATCAAATCTGAGGCACATATAAAGGAAGATTCAAGATCTGATACTGAAGAATTAGAGTGCAAAGTTCACAAGGATGGACTTATGGAGACAAATCAACAAGAGAGCGAATGTGTCAAACCTAGTAAGGAAATCAAAGAGGAAACTCCTTTAGAGTCTGTCTCTGGTTCAATCCATGATGAAACTGATAAACCTGGTGAGGCTGTGCTTGATGATGAACTCAAAGAGGAATCTGTGGAATCATCTCAAATGGAGACACTCCCCAAAACACAGGGTGCCAgtgcttcaaataaaaaaaagaaaaagaagaagaaaaacaagcaGAAGCAGAAACAAAATGACAAGCAAGAGAGTGAGACAAAAATGGATGATAAGAATGAAGTAGTTTTGAGTGAAGATAATTTAAACCAAGAAATGGAAGGTCTGGAAGAAAACCATGAGAAACCCTTAGGGAATGACGTATCCAAAACAACAATGAATGCAGATGTCCCACGTGATGATAAAGGAACCAATGAATTGGACTGTGTTGAAATAACAAGCACAAATATTAATGCTGATGATGCTCAAGACAAAATTCAGTTAGTTACAGATGAAGCTGATTCGGCAGAAATTTCTAAAACCATCTCAAATTCCGATTGCCCTGAATCTAGCAATGATGTCCTTTTAGATGATCTGTCCAACGATGTTATCTCTAACCCTGCAAACATTATTGATGACCACACTGAGGATTCAACAAATACTGATCCAGAACCTGTAATCCTCAGCAGTGAGCTTATGGCTTCAGAAACAGAAACTTCACTGCCTCATGAACCTTCTGCTCAGCCCATGGATACTGTTGGAGTGTGCGTTGAGTCCATCAGCAGCTCTGAGAACATTGAGAATTCTTCATTGGTAGGTGTCAAGGAAGAGAAGAGTCATCTGGACTGTGAAGTAGAAGAACAGAAGGAAAGGCTCCAAAATATCGATCTAGATGGCGACACTATCTTTGAAGATCAAGATAAGCCCGATAAGATAAGTTCCCCTGTGATGGAGAATGTGgaaaatgatgctgaaaatgtaatCCAGGAACAACCTATTGATCAGCCAATGGAAAGTCAACTTCCAGACAGTATTGGAGCAGACGTGGACCAAGAGGAGGTTGAGACACAAGATGAAGAACTAGATGAAGAAAACCTTAATGTGCCTAGTGAAAAAGTGTTTGATGGAGGCCACGTTGAAGACATTCCTTTAATTGAAACACAGATTCAGGTTATACATGAGGATCATGTGTCTTCCAATGAAGCAAATCAGGAAACGGTTGTAGATTTAGAAGCTTCTGACCAAGAACCCAAGGTAGAAAAAGTTCAGGAGGAAAGATCAATCCAAGATCATGATGGATGCCATGTTGAAGACATTCCTTTAattgaaacactgattcagGTTATACATGAGGATCACCTGTCTTCCAATGAAGCAAATCAGGAAACGGTTGTAGATTTAGAAGCTTCTGACCAAGAACCCAAGGTAGAAAAAGTTCAGGAGGAAAGATCAATCCAAGATCATGATGGATGCCATGTTGAAGACACTCCTTTAATTGAAACACAGATTCAGGTTATACATGAGGATCACCTGTCTTCCAATGAAGCAAATCAGGAAACAGTTGTAGATTTAGAAGCTTCTGAACAAGAACCCAAGGTAGAAAAAGTTCAGGAGGAAAGATCAATCCAAGATCATGATGGATGCCATGTTGAAGACACTCCTTTAATTGAAACACAGATTCAGGTTATACATGAGGATCACCTGTCTTCCAATGAAGCAAATCAGGAAACAGTTGTAGATTTAGAAGCTTCTGAACAAGAACCTAAGGTAGAAAATGCTCAGGAGGAAAAATCAGTCCAAGATCAGGTTACAATTAATGTGCAACTGCCTGAAGATGATGAAGACCTTCTGGTAAAGTCAGATGTGGTTCTTCAAGAACTCAAGGAAaaagatgaggaggaggaggaggaggaggaagaagacgAAGGAGAATcatttgattttgatgaaatgGACCTTGAAGCATCATCAGGTGCCCCTTTAAGAAACCTTCTAGATCAACCAAATGAGGACTCTGCTTTGTTAAAAGAAAATGCACAAGAAGCAAGCCAGGAAATGCCAAAGGAATGCCAATGA
- the lrrfip1a gene encoding leucine-rich repeat flightless-interacting protein 2 isoform X14, translating to MGSQGPGRKRTPSKNGLTAEEDALNVIAKEAEARLAAKRAARAEAREIRMRELERQQKEIYQVQKKYYGLDNLDNKWGDIEQWMEDSERYTRVSRRHASVSDDEERMSVGSRSNIRLDLDAAGAYGGLPQAAASHSHKKSKKKKKHSSKPSNGYDDDLSTLSSRSSRLSDESKMTRSSRLDLQSSAYYSSELYSSSSSYSSKHQVPSYSGYQLPLLHSRKHRGSIYEDSLYSGSRRSSARASSEYSGFLGSSSRTSSRANSACGSPVEDCSSSVASFMRSTANISGLSRDLDRIIIPDLPNVNGRLSMVDDKLERDYVEKGSSRASTISGATLTSLGGTSSRRGSGDTSISADTEASIREIKEIHELKDQIQDVEAKHMQNLKELKDSLLEVEEKYRKAMVSNAQLDNEKTNMMYEVDTLKDSLMELEEMLFETRRELEEKCKDLEREKHAHSILQFQFSELKETLKQSEELLTKHGIVLGPDLATNGETGEEVGKAEQNSQTASAEIREGSSILGTHQLKLCKDQQQKDLDDRMQGNQQSSHAPFSSTKTPLEANKNGDLGDQMNQGVGQLENRPEEPPSSVGEELTAARPKEQIKSEAHIKEDSRSDTEELECKVHKDGLMETNQQESECVKPSKEIKEETPLESVSGSIHDETDKPGEAVLDDELKEESVESSQMETLPKTQGASASNKKKKKKKKNKQKQKQNDKQESETKMDDKNEVVLSEDNLNQEMEGLEENHEKPLGNDVSKTTMNADVPRDDKGTNELDCVEITSTNINADDAQDKIQLVTDEADSAEISKTISNSDCPESSNDVLLDDLSNDVISNPANIIDDHTEDSTNTDPEPVILSSELMASETETSLPHEPSAQPMDTVGVCVESISSSENIENSSLVGVKEEKSHLDCEVEEQKERLQNIDLDGDTIFEDQDKPDKISSPVMENVENDAENVIQEQPIDQPMESQLPDSIGADVDQEEVETQDEELDEENLNVPSEKVFDGGHVEDIPLIETQIQVIHEDHVSSNEANQETVVDLEASDQEPKVEKVQEERSIQDHDGCHVEDIPLIETLIQVIHEDHLSSNEANQETVVDLEASDQEPKVEKVQEERSIQDHDGCHVEDTPLIETQIQVIHEDHLSSNEANQETVVDLEASEQEPKVEKVQEERSIQDHDGCHVEDTPLIETQIQVIHEDHLSSNEANQETVVDLEASEQEPKVENAQEEKSVQDQVTINVQLPEDDEDLLVKSDVVLQELKEKDEEEEEEEEEDEGESFDFDEMDLEASSGAPLRNLLDQPNEDSALLKENAQEASQEMPKECQ from the exons ATTTATCAGGTGCAGAAG AAATACTATGGACTGGATAACCTGGACAACAAATGGGGGGACATTGAGCAGTGGATG gAGGACAGTGAGCGATATACACGTGTCTCACGGAGACATGCTTCG GTGTCAGATGATGAAGAACGGATGTCAGTGGGGAGCAGGAGCAACATACGG TTGGATTTGGATGCGGCGGGTGCTTATGGCGGG CTTCCCCAGGCCGCCGCCTCTCACTCACATAAGAAGtccaagaaaaagaaaaaacattcttCTAAACCC AGCAATGGCTATGATGATGATCTCAGCACATTGTCTAGTCGG AGCTCCAGACTCAGTGATGAGAGCAAAATGACGCGCTCCTCTAGACTTGATCTGCAGTCG AGTGCCTACTATTCTTCTGAATTGTACAGCAGCAGTAGTAGTTATTCCTCTAAACATCAAGTCCCTTCCTACAGTGGCTACCAG CTCCCTTTGCTGCACAGCAGGAAGCACAGG GGCTCTATATATGAGGACAGTCTCTACAGTGGCTCTCGACGCTCCAGTGCTCGTGCT TCCTCTGAATACAGTGGTTTCCTGGGCTCCAGCTCTAGGACTTCGTCCAGGGCAAATTCTGCTTGTGGCAGCCCAGTG GAGGACTGCAGTAGCTCAGTGGCTAGTTTTATGCGCAGCACAGCTAATATCAGTGGCCTTTCTAGAGACCTTGACCGCATCATCATTCCTGACCTGCCGAATGTTAATGGGAGGCTGTCTATG gTTGATGACAAGTTAGAGCGAGACTACGTAGAAAAG ggctcTTCACGAGCATCAACTATATCTGGCGCCACTCTTACCTCTCTGGGTGGGACATCCTCAAGGAGAGGAAGTGGAGATACATCCATCTCTGCTGACACAGAAGCATCCATACGGGAAATCAAG GAGATCCATGAGCTTAAGGATCAGATTCAAGATGTGGAGGCGAAGCACATGCAGAACCTCAAAGAGCTCAAG GATTCCCTTTTGGAAGTGGAAGAAAAGTACCGTAAGGCCATGGTGTCCAATGCACAGCTGGACAATGAGAAGACCAATATGATGTATGAAGTGGACACTTTAAAAGACTCTTTAATGGAACTGGAGGAGATGCTGTTTGAAACACGCCGTGAGCTTGAGGAAAAGTGTAAG gaccTTGAACGAGAGAAGCATGCTCATAGTATACTGCAGTTTCAGTTCAGTGAATTGAAGGAGACATTGAAACAGAGTGAAGAACTGCTCACT AAACATGGTATTGTCCTTGGACCCGACTTGGCCACCAATGGAGAAACAGGGGAAGAAGTTGGAAAGGCTGAACAGAATTCTCAAACAGCATCAGCTGAAATCCGAGAGGGGAGTAGTATACTTG GCACTCATCAGTTGAAGCTGTGTAAAGACCAGCAACAAAAAGATTTGGATGACAGGATGCAAGGGAATCAACAGTCTTCACATGCCCCTTTCAGTTCTACAAAGACACCTTTAGAAGCAAATAAGAATGGAGACCTTGGGGACCAAATGAATCAGGGTGTAGGGCAGCTTGAGAATAGACCTGAAGAACCTCCAAGTTCTGTTGGTGAGGAACTCACTGCAGCAAGACCCAAGGAGCAGATCAAATCTGAGGCACATATAAAGGAAGATTCAAGATCTGATACTGAAGAATTAGAGTGCAAAGTTCACAAGGATGGACTTATGGAGACAAATCAACAAGAGAGCGAATGTGTCAAACCTAGTAAGGAAATCAAAGAGGAAACTCCTTTAGAGTCTGTCTCTGGTTCAATCCATGATGAAACTGATAAACCTGGTGAGGCTGTGCTTGATGATGAACTCAAAGAGGAATCTGTGGAATCATCTCAAATGGAGACACTCCCCAAAACACAGGGTGCCAgtgcttcaaataaaaaaaagaaaaagaagaagaaaaacaagcaGAAGCAGAAACAAAATGACAAGCAAGAGAGTGAGACAAAAATGGATGATAAGAATGAAGTAGTTTTGAGTGAAGATAATTTAAACCAAGAAATGGAAGGTCTGGAAGAAAACCATGAGAAACCCTTAGGGAATGACGTATCCAAAACAACAATGAATGCAGATGTCCCACGTGATGATAAAGGAACCAATGAATTGGACTGTGTTGAAATAACAAGCACAAATATTAATGCTGATGATGCTCAAGACAAAATTCAGTTAGTTACAGATGAAGCTGATTCGGCAGAAATTTCTAAAACCATCTCAAATTCCGATTGCCCTGAATCTAGCAATGATGTCCTTTTAGATGATCTGTCCAACGATGTTATCTCTAACCCTGCAAACATTATTGATGACCACACTGAGGATTCAACAAATACTGATCCAGAACCTGTAATCCTCAGCAGTGAGCTTATGGCTTCAGAAACAGAAACTTCACTGCCTCATGAACCTTCTGCTCAGCCCATGGATACTGTTGGAGTGTGCGTTGAGTCCATCAGCAGCTCTGAGAACATTGAGAATTCTTCATTGGTAGGTGTCAAGGAAGAGAAGAGTCATCTGGACTGTGAAGTAGAAGAACAGAAGGAAAGGCTCCAAAATATCGATCTAGATGGCGACACTATCTTTGAAGATCAAGATAAGCCCGATAAGATAAGTTCCCCTGTGATGGAGAATGTGgaaaatgatgctgaaaatgtaatCCAGGAACAACCTATTGATCAGCCAATGGAAAGTCAACTTCCAGACAGTATTGGAGCAGACGTGGACCAAGAGGAGGTTGAGACACAAGATGAAGAACTAGATGAAGAAAACCTTAATGTGCCTAGTGAAAAAGTGTTTGATGGAGGCCACGTTGAAGACATTCCTTTAATTGAAACACAGATTCAGGTTATACATGAGGATCATGTGTCTTCCAATGAAGCAAATCAGGAAACGGTTGTAGATTTAGAAGCTTCTGACCAAGAACCCAAGGTAGAAAAAGTTCAGGAGGAAAGATCAATCCAAGATCATGATGGATGCCATGTTGAAGACATTCCTTTAattgaaacactgattcagGTTATACATGAGGATCACCTGTCTTCCAATGAAGCAAATCAGGAAACGGTTGTAGATTTAGAAGCTTCTGACCAAGAACCCAAGGTAGAAAAAGTTCAGGAGGAAAGATCAATCCAAGATCATGATGGATGCCATGTTGAAGACACTCCTTTAATTGAAACACAGATTCAGGTTATACATGAGGATCACCTGTCTTCCAATGAAGCAAATCAGGAAACAGTTGTAGATTTAGAAGCTTCTGAACAAGAACCCAAGGTAGAAAAAGTTCAGGAGGAAAGATCAATCCAAGATCATGATGGATGCCATGTTGAAGACACTCCTTTAATTGAAACACAGATTCAGGTTATACATGAGGATCACCTGTCTTCCAATGAAGCAAATCAGGAAACAGTTGTAGATTTAGAAGCTTCTGAACAAGAACCTAAGGTAGAAAATGCTCAGGAGGAAAAATCAGTCCAAGATCAGGTTACAATTAATGTGCAACTGCCTGAAGATGATGAAGACCTTCTGGTAAAGTCAGATGTGGTTCTTCAAGAACTCAAGGAAaaagatgaggaggaggaggaggaggaggaagaagacgAAGGAGAATcatttgattttgatgaaatgGACCTTGAAGCATCATCAGGTGCCCCTTTAAGAAACCTTCTAGATCAACCAAATGAGGACTCTGCTTTGTTAAAAGAAAATGCACAAGAAGCAAGCCAGGAAATGCCAAAGGAATGCCAATGA
- the lrrfip1a gene encoding leucine-rich repeat flightless-interacting protein 1 isoform X21, which yields MGSQGPGRKRTPSKNGLTAEEDALNVIAKEAEARLAAKRAARAEAREIRMRELERQQKEIYQVQKKYYGLDNLDNKWGDIEQWMEDSERYTRVSRRHASVSDDEERMSVGSRSNIRLDLDAAGAYGGLPQAAASHSHKKSKKKKKHSSKPSNGYDDDLSTLSSRSSRLSDESKMTRSSRLDLQSSAYYSSELYSSSSSYSSKHQVPSYSGYQLPLLHSRKHRGSIYEDSLYSGSRRSSARASSEYSGFLGSSSRTSSRANSACGSPVEDCSSSVASFMRSTANISGLSRDLDRIIIPDLPNVNGRLSMVDDKLERDYVEKGSSRASTISGATLTSLGGTSSRRGSGDTSISADTEASIREIKEIHELKDQIQDVEAKHMQNLKELKDSLLEVEEKYRKAMVSNAQLDNEKTNMMYEVDTLKDSLMELEEMLFETRRELEEKCKDLEREKHAHSILQFQFSELKETLKQSEELLTEIRQLRLKQDGFVREISDLQETIEWKNKKIGALERQKEFSDAIRNERDELRDEVVQLKDILKKHGIVLGPDLATNGETGEEVGKAEQNSQTASAEIREGSSILGTHQLKLCKDQQQKDLDDRMQGNQQSSHAPFSSTKTPLEANKNGDLGDQMNQGVGQLENRPEEPPSSVGEELTAARPKEQIKSEAHIKEDSRSDTEELECKVHKDGLMETNQQESECVKPSKEIKEETPLESVSGSIHDETDKPGEAVLDDELKEESVESSQMETLPKTQGASASNKKKKKKKKNKQKQKQNDKQESETKMDDKNEVVLSEDNLNQEMEGLEENHEKPLGNDVSKTTMNADVPRDDKGTNELDCVEITSTNINADDAQDKIQLVTDEADSAEISKTISNSDCPESSNDVLLDDLSNDVISNPANIIDDHTEDSTNTDPEPVILSSELMASETETSLPHEPSAQPMDTVGVCVESISSSENIENSSLVGVKEEKSHLDCEVEEQKERLQNIDLDGDTIFEDQDKPDKISSPVMENVENDAENVIQEQPIDQPMESQLPDSIGADVDQEEVETQDEELDEENLNVPSEKVFDGGHVEDIPLIETQIQVIHEDHLSSNEANQETVVDLEASDQEPKVENAQEEKSVQDQVTINVQLPEDDEDLLVKSDVVLQELKEKDEEEEEEEEEDEGESFDFDEMDLEASSGAPLRNLLDQPNEDSALLKENAQEASQEMPKECQ from the exons ATTTATCAGGTGCAGAAG AAATACTATGGACTGGATAACCTGGACAACAAATGGGGGGACATTGAGCAGTGGATG gAGGACAGTGAGCGATATACACGTGTCTCACGGAGACATGCTTCG GTGTCAGATGATGAAGAACGGATGTCAGTGGGGAGCAGGAGCAACATACGG TTGGATTTGGATGCGGCGGGTGCTTATGGCGGG CTTCCCCAGGCCGCCGCCTCTCACTCACATAAGAAGtccaagaaaaagaaaaaacattcttCTAAACCC AGCAATGGCTATGATGATGATCTCAGCACATTGTCTAGTCGG AGCTCCAGACTCAGTGATGAGAGCAAAATGACGCGCTCCTCTAGACTTGATCTGCAGTCG AGTGCCTACTATTCTTCTGAATTGTACAGCAGCAGTAGTAGTTATTCCTCTAAACATCAAGTCCCTTCCTACAGTGGCTACCAG CTCCCTTTGCTGCACAGCAGGAAGCACAGG GGCTCTATATATGAGGACAGTCTCTACAGTGGCTCTCGACGCTCCAGTGCTCGTGCT TCCTCTGAATACAGTGGTTTCCTGGGCTCCAGCTCTAGGACTTCGTCCAGGGCAAATTCTGCTTGTGGCAGCCCAGTG GAGGACTGCAGTAGCTCAGTGGCTAGTTTTATGCGCAGCACAGCTAATATCAGTGGCCTTTCTAGAGACCTTGACCGCATCATCATTCCTGACCTGCCGAATGTTAATGGGAGGCTGTCTATG gTTGATGACAAGTTAGAGCGAGACTACGTAGAAAAG ggctcTTCACGAGCATCAACTATATCTGGCGCCACTCTTACCTCTCTGGGTGGGACATCCTCAAGGAGAGGAAGTGGAGATACATCCATCTCTGCTGACACAGAAGCATCCATACGGGAAATCAAG GAGATCCATGAGCTTAAGGATCAGATTCAAGATGTGGAGGCGAAGCACATGCAGAACCTCAAAGAGCTCAAG GATTCCCTTTTGGAAGTGGAAGAAAAGTACCGTAAGGCCATGGTGTCCAATGCACAGCTGGACAATGAGAAGACCAATATGATGTATGAAGTGGACACTTTAAAAGACTCTTTAATGGAACTGGAGGAGATGCTGTTTGAAACACGCCGTGAGCTTGAGGAAAAGTGTAAG gaccTTGAACGAGAGAAGCATGCTCATAGTATACTGCAGTTTCAGTTCAGTGAATTGAAGGAGACATTGAAACAGAGTGAAGAACTGCTCACT GAGATCCGTCAATTACGGCTCAAGCAAGATGGCTTTGTTAGGGAGATTTCTGACCTCCAGGAAACTATTGAGtggaagaataaaaaaattggG GCATTAGAGAGGCAGAAGGAATTTTCTGATGCCATTCGAAATGAGCGGGATGAGCTCAGAGATGAGGTTGTTCAGctcaaagatattttgaag AAACATGGTATTGTCCTTGGACCCGACTTGGCCACCAATGGAGAAACAGGGGAAGAAGTTGGAAAGGCTGAACAGAATTCTCAAACAGCATCAGCTGAAATCCGAGAGGGGAGTAGTATACTTG GCACTCATCAGTTGAAGCTGTGTAAAGACCAGCAACAAAAAGATTTGGATGACAGGATGCAAGGGAATCAACAGTCTTCACATGCCCCTTTCAGTTCTACAAAGACACCTTTAGAAGCAAATAAGAATGGAGACCTTGGGGACCAAATGAATCAGGGTGTAGGGCAGCTTGAGAATAGACCTGAAGAACCTCCAAGTTCTGTTGGTGAGGAACTCACTGCAGCAAGACCCAAGGAGCAGATCAAATCTGAGGCACATATAAAGGAAGATTCAAGATCTGATACTGAAGAATTAGAGTGCAAAGTTCACAAGGATGGACTTATGGAGACAAATCAACAAGAGAGCGAATGTGTCAAACCTAGTAAGGAAATCAAAGAGGAAACTCCTTTAGAGTCTGTCTCTGGTTCAATCCATGATGAAACTGATAAACCTGGTGAGGCTGTGCTTGATGATGAACTCAAAGAGGAATCTGTGGAATCATCTCAAATGGAGACACTCCCCAAAACACAGGGTGCCAgtgcttcaaataaaaaaaagaaaaagaagaagaaaaacaagcaGAAGCAGAAACAAAATGACAAGCAAGAGAGTGAGACAAAAATGGATGATAAGAATGAAGTAGTTTTGAGTGAAGATAATTTAAACCAAGAAATGGAAGGTCTGGAAGAAAACCATGAGAAACCCTTAGGGAATGACGTATCCAAAACAACAATGAATGCAGATGTCCCACGTGATGATAAAGGAACCAATGAATTGGACTGTGTTGAAATAACAAGCACAAATATTAATGCTGATGATGCTCAAGACAAAATTCAGTTAGTTACAGATGAAGCTGATTCGGCAGAAATTTCTAAAACCATCTCAAATTCCGATTGCCCTGAATCTAGCAATGATGTCCTTTTAGATGATCTGTCCAACGATGTTATCTCTAACCCTGCAAACATTATTGATGACCACACTGAGGATTCAACAAATACTGATCCAGAACCTGTAATCCTCAGCAGTGAGCTTATGGCTTCAGAAACAGAAACTTCACTGCCTCATGAACCTTCTGCTCAGCCCATGGATACTGTTGGAGTGTGCGTTGAGTCCATCAGCAGCTCTGAGAACATTGAGAATTCTTCATTGGTAGGTGTCAAGGAAGAGAAGAGTCATCTGGACTGTGAAGTAGAAGAACAGAAGGAAAGGCTCCAAAATATCGATCTAGATGGCGACACTATCTTTGAAGATCAAGATAAGCCCGATAAGATAAGTTCCCCTGTGATGGAGAATGTGgaaaatgatgctgaaaatgtaatCCAGGAACAACCTATTGATCAGCCAATGGAAAGTCAACTTCCAGACAGTATTGGAGCAGACGTGGACCAAGAGGAGGTTGAGACACAAGATGAAGAACTAGATGAAGAAAACCTTAATGTGCCTAGTGAAAAAGTGTTTGATGGAGGCCACGTTGAAGACATTCCTTTAATTGAAACACAGATTCAG GTTATACATGAGGATCACCTGTCTTCCAATGAAGCAAATCAGGAAACGGTTGTAGATTTAGAAGCTTCTGACCAAGAACCCAAG GTAGAAAATGCTCAGGAGGAAAAATCAGTCCAAGATCAGGTTACAATTAATGTGCAACTGCCTGAAGATGATGAAGACCTTCTGGTAAAGTCAGATGTGGTTCTTCAAGAACTCAAGGAAaaagatgaggaggaggaggaggaggaggaagaagacgAAGGAGAATcatttgattttgatgaaatgGACCTTGAAGCATCATCAGGTGCCCCTTTAAGAAACCTTCTAGATCAACCAAATGAGGACTCTGCTTTGTTAAAAGAAAATGCACAAGAAGCAAGCCAGGAAATGCCAAAGGAATGCCAATGA